The following proteins are encoded in a genomic region of Leifsonia psychrotolerans:
- a CDS encoding peptidoglycan D,D-transpeptidase FtsI family protein, whose protein sequence is MNRELKRVSIIVFLMFLTLFSSTTVIQALQADNLAADSRNTRTLLNSYSVERGPILVAGEPVAQSMAVADDYKFQRTYSSGPLYAPITGFFPVNGAPTGLEAALNRELSGTSNAQFFDQISAIVTGQSPKGAAVETTIDPVAQQAAWDALGDYTGSVVVTEPRTGRVLAMVSKPSFDPNELAVHDTKVVNARYDALVDDPNSPLIDRAIDELNPPGSVFKLVVVAAALESGKFTPDTAFPNLGTFQLPGSTSIVINSGGGTCGGGDTVTIATALRLSCNIPMAELGLQLGAPAIRAMAEKFGFNTDYTIPLTVAQSDYPRPQSEAELALSAFGQGSVTATPMQMAMVSATIANGGVLLAPNLVDQVLAPDLSPRQTFEPQVMQRVISEQTAATMTQMMVNGVQDGAASNARIDGVEVAGKTGTAENGADEPYTLWFTGFAPANDPKFAITVLVENGGGLGQTGYGNLLAAPIAQKVLEAVLNK, encoded by the coding sequence ATGAATCGCGAACTCAAACGGGTCAGCATCATTGTGTTTCTGATGTTTCTCACTCTCTTCAGCTCGACCACCGTCATTCAGGCGTTGCAGGCCGATAACCTCGCCGCGGATTCTCGCAATACGCGCACGCTGTTGAACAGCTATTCGGTTGAACGCGGCCCGATTCTCGTCGCCGGTGAACCCGTCGCCCAGTCAATGGCAGTGGCTGACGATTACAAGTTCCAGCGCACCTACAGCAGCGGGCCACTGTACGCTCCCATCACCGGTTTCTTCCCGGTCAACGGGGCGCCGACCGGCTTGGAAGCCGCGTTGAACCGCGAGTTGAGCGGAACCTCGAATGCGCAGTTCTTCGACCAGATCAGCGCCATCGTGACGGGGCAGAGCCCCAAGGGCGCGGCAGTCGAGACCACCATTGATCCCGTCGCTCAGCAAGCGGCGTGGGATGCCCTCGGTGACTACACCGGCTCGGTCGTTGTGACGGAGCCGCGGACCGGGCGCGTGCTGGCCATGGTGTCGAAACCCAGCTTCGACCCGAATGAGTTGGCTGTGCACGACACCAAAGTCGTCAACGCACGCTATGACGCACTGGTGGACGACCCGAACAGTCCCCTGATCGACCGGGCGATCGATGAACTGAACCCTCCCGGCTCTGTCTTCAAACTTGTCGTCGTGGCCGCCGCACTTGAGTCGGGAAAGTTCACCCCTGACACTGCGTTCCCGAACCTCGGAACCTTCCAGCTGCCCGGCTCGACGTCGATCGTGATCAATTCGGGCGGCGGAACATGCGGTGGCGGCGATACCGTCACCATCGCTACGGCCTTACGGCTCTCCTGCAACATCCCGATGGCCGAGTTGGGTCTTCAGCTCGGGGCACCCGCAATTCGCGCGATGGCCGAGAAGTTCGGGTTCAACACCGATTACACGATCCCGCTCACCGTGGCCCAGAGCGACTACCCGCGTCCGCAGTCCGAGGCTGAACTCGCTCTGTCTGCATTCGGTCAGGGCAGCGTCACCGCAACACCGATGCAAATGGCGATGGTGTCGGCCACGATTGCCAACGGAGGAGTGCTTCTGGCGCCCAACCTTGTTGACCAAGTCCTGGCCCCCGACCTCAGCCCGCGGCAAACTTTCGAACCGCAAGTGATGCAACGGGTGATCAGTGAGCAGACTGCCGCAACAATGACGCAAATGATGGTCAACGGTGTCCAAGATGGAGCGGCAAGCAATGCAAGAATAGACGGGGTTGAGGTGGCCGGAAAAACGGGTACTGCAGAGAACGGCGCTGATGAGCCGTACACACTGTGGTTCACCGGTTTCGCACCGGCAAACGATCCAAAGTTCGCGATCACCGTTCTCGTGGAGAACGGCGGGGGGCTCGGCCAGACGGGGTACGGCAACCTACTTGCCGCGCCAATTGCACAGAAGGTACTAGAGGCGGTGCTGAATAAATGA
- a CDS encoding serine/threonine-protein kinase, producing MRPTTGLTFGGRYELASRIAIGGMGEVWKATDLVIGRQVAIKILKDEYLGDPGFLERFRAEARHAALVNHEGIANVFDYGEEEGSAFLVMELVPGEALSTVLEREHVLPADKVLDIVAQTAAALHAAHAAGLVHRDIKPGNLLITPDGRVKITDFGIARIADQVPLTATGQVMGTVQYLSPEQASGRPASPTTDIYSLGIVAYEALAGRRPFTGESQVAIAMAQINDVAPDLPATVSEPVRNLVFACLAKDPAERPASAAHLARAATALRRGDIAAAAASVPAVLAGNTPTAATMLFPGLGDDQATTILPAATPGTRAEAAAAAAAEEAETKKKRSPWTWPLIALIAILLLVLGGGIFALVSQNGTPEPAKTSSSAPAPKPPSATPSPTVSTPPPVTTVMVSPGDFEGFPSADASAKMVALGLVANVEVGNAATTQDQVDTVYFVNPTGPVQKGTTITLKVYGPVATPDTPSLAPTTSASTVVTGDTVEINWSAQSCPSGQTLSGYEAAIATGDATITSSNPTSADVTKVTVTAGTTNFTVKVRYFCGQVESGWSPDSAQVTVTTEEAPPATKPKQ from the coding sequence ATGAGACCGACAACAGGGCTCACCTTCGGGGGGCGTTACGAGTTGGCGTCGCGGATTGCCATCGGTGGAATGGGCGAGGTGTGGAAGGCCACTGACCTCGTTATCGGCCGTCAAGTTGCAATCAAGATCCTCAAGGATGAATACCTGGGCGATCCCGGCTTCCTCGAACGCTTCCGTGCCGAGGCGCGCCATGCTGCTCTCGTCAACCATGAAGGCATCGCCAACGTGTTCGACTACGGCGAAGAAGAGGGCAGTGCCTTCCTGGTGATGGAGCTCGTTCCCGGCGAAGCACTCTCAACCGTGCTCGAGCGCGAACATGTTCTGCCCGCCGACAAGGTGCTCGACATCGTCGCTCAGACGGCTGCGGCACTGCATGCGGCACACGCCGCAGGCCTGGTGCACCGCGACATCAAGCCCGGCAACCTGTTGATCACCCCGGATGGCCGGGTCAAGATCACCGACTTCGGTATTGCCCGTATCGCCGACCAGGTTCCGCTTACCGCGACCGGCCAGGTGATGGGAACGGTGCAGTACCTCTCCCCCGAGCAGGCAAGCGGCCGTCCGGCCTCACCGACCACCGACATCTATTCACTCGGCATCGTTGCGTATGAGGCCCTCGCCGGCCGTCGCCCGTTCACCGGCGAATCGCAAGTCGCCATCGCCATGGCGCAGATCAACGACGTTGCCCCCGATCTTCCGGCAACCGTTTCGGAACCCGTACGCAATCTTGTCTTCGCCTGCCTCGCGAAAGACCCCGCGGAACGCCCGGCCTCGGCCGCTCATCTGGCACGCGCGGCGACGGCTCTGCGTCGTGGCGACATCGCCGCAGCGGCGGCATCCGTGCCCGCCGTGCTCGCTGGAAACACGCCAACCGCCGCCACCATGCTGTTCCCGGGTCTCGGCGACGACCAGGCCACCACCATCCTGCCGGCAGCGACACCGGGTACCCGTGCCGAAGCCGCAGCGGCTGCCGCGGCTGAAGAAGCCGAGACAAAGAAGAAGCGCAGCCCGTGGACCTGGCCTTTGATCGCGCTCATCGCGATCTTACTGCTGGTACTCGGCGGCGGCATCTTCGCTTTGGTCAGCCAAAACGGCACCCCGGAGCCGGCAAAGACATCCTCGTCGGCCCCGGCGCCCAAGCCCCCTTCTGCTACTCCGTCACCGACCGTCAGCACTCCGCCACCGGTCACCACGGTCATGGTGTCGCCCGGTGATTTTGAGGGCTTCCCGAGTGCCGACGCCAGCGCGAAGATGGTGGCCCTGGGACTCGTCGCGAACGTCGAGGTGGGCAACGCTGCCACCACCCAGGATCAGGTCGACACGGTGTACTTCGTGAATCCGACCGGCCCGGTGCAGAAGGGCACGACGATCACTCTCAAGGTCTACGGACCTGTGGCGACGCCCGACACACCGAGTTTAGCGCCCACCACGTCCGCGTCTACCGTGGTCACGGGCGACACTGTCGAGATCAATTGGTCGGCCCAGTCCTGCCCGAGCGGTCAGACGCTCTCAGGTTACGAGGCCGCGATTGCCACCGGCGACGCCACCATCACCTCATCCAACCCGACCAGCGCCGATGTCACGAAGGTGACGGTCACGGCCGGCACCACCAACTTCACCGTCAAAGTCCGCTACTTCTGCGGCCAGGTGGAGTCCGGATGGTCCCCCGACAGCGCCCAGGTGACGGTCACCACTGAAGAAGCTCCGCCCGCCACGAAGCCCAAGCAGTAA
- the pknB gene encoding Stk1 family PASTA domain-containing Ser/Thr kinase, translating to MTEEGRLLAGRYRVGALIGRGGMSDVHIGTDSRLGRAVAIKLLKSSLAIDPAFRTRFRQEAQAAARMAHPTIVRVFDAGEETVTESNGHETQVPFIIMEFVDGRLLKDIIAEGPLESDEAVRIIDGVLTALEYSHRAGVVHRDIKPGNIMITKTGQVKVMDFGIARAISDSSTTVAQTTAILGTASYFSPEQAKGESVDARTDLYSSGVVLFEMLTGRPPFRGETPVSVAYQHVSEAPVKPSSINPKVSPALDTVVMHALAKDRFDRFQSAVDFRTDVDIAGSGKIPIHRVDDDASGGLFGPPPSVVSGSELALKQLSEDNTMVRTQRRPPVIWIWGGILSVIVIVIAVMFWVFSLQPSTDIPDNSRKIPALTGQTYEDAQNTLLDLDLKPQKSTESSPTVPSDQVIRTDPPAGTIVQPGEVITVVVSTGAETVTVPDLTNMSIADAQAALAAAGLTAGSVTTENSPTVGADVVLRTDPASGGTAMVGSTVNFVVSSGEVALPNLVGQSLSAASDLLLGATLQLTPIPEPDYSCDSSAGSPVSKQSVAAGDVPQRSSVTLTYCAG from the coding sequence GTGACTGAGGAAGGGCGCCTGCTTGCGGGTCGCTACCGTGTGGGTGCGCTCATCGGGCGCGGCGGCATGTCCGATGTGCACATCGGCACGGATTCTCGGCTCGGTCGCGCGGTGGCGATCAAGCTCCTCAAGTCCTCGCTCGCCATCGACCCGGCGTTCCGCACCCGCTTCCGCCAGGAAGCACAGGCGGCCGCCCGCATGGCGCACCCCACAATCGTGCGCGTCTTCGACGCCGGTGAAGAAACGGTCACCGAGTCGAACGGCCACGAGACGCAGGTTCCGTTCATCATCATGGAGTTCGTCGACGGCCGACTGCTCAAAGACATCATTGCCGAGGGCCCGCTCGAGTCCGATGAGGCCGTGCGAATCATCGACGGTGTGCTGACCGCCCTCGAATACTCGCACCGCGCCGGTGTCGTGCACCGGGACATCAAGCCCGGCAACATCATGATCACCAAGACCGGCCAGGTCAAGGTGATGGACTTCGGTATTGCCCGCGCCATCTCCGACTCATCGACGACGGTGGCCCAGACCACGGCGATTCTCGGTACGGCCTCGTATTTCTCGCCCGAACAGGCCAAGGGTGAGTCGGTCGATGCCCGCACCGATCTGTACTCGAGCGGTGTCGTGTTGTTCGAGATGCTCACCGGTCGTCCACCGTTTCGCGGCGAGACCCCCGTGTCGGTCGCCTACCAGCACGTCAGCGAAGCCCCGGTCAAGCCCAGCTCGATCAACCCGAAAGTCTCTCCCGCACTCGACACCGTGGTCATGCACGCCTTGGCCAAGGATCGATTCGACCGGTTCCAGAGTGCTGTCGACTTCCGCACGGATGTCGACATTGCCGGGTCGGGTAAAATCCCGATTCACCGTGTTGATGACGATGCCTCGGGCGGTCTCTTCGGTCCGCCGCCGTCGGTCGTATCGGGCTCTGAACTCGCTCTCAAGCAACTCTCCGAAGACAACACGATGGTGCGCACGCAGCGCCGTCCGCCCGTGATTTGGATCTGGGGTGGCATTCTGAGCGTCATCGTCATCGTCATTGCCGTGATGTTTTGGGTCTTCTCGCTTCAACCGTCCACCGATATTCCCGACAATTCACGCAAGATACCGGCGCTCACCGGGCAAACCTATGAAGATGCCCAAAATACTCTTCTCGACCTGGATCTCAAGCCTCAAAAGTCCACCGAGAGCAGTCCCACCGTGCCATCCGATCAGGTAATTCGTACTGATCCGCCCGCTGGAACAATCGTTCAGCCCGGCGAAGTGATCACCGTTGTGGTCTCGACCGGCGCCGAAACGGTGACAGTTCCCGACCTGACGAATATGTCGATCGCCGATGCCCAGGCCGCGCTGGCCGCGGCGGGGCTCACCGCCGGCTCGGTGACCACAGAGAATTCCCCGACAGTCGGCGCCGATGTGGTGTTGCGCACCGATCCGGCCAGTGGTGGCACAGCGATGGTCGGCAGCACCGTCAATTTCGTTGTTTCAAGCGGCGAGGTGGCACTTCCCAACCTGGTCGGTCAGTCGCTGTCAGCAGCGTCAGATCTACTGCTCGGCGCCACACTGCAGCTCACGCCGATTCCCGAACCGGATTACAGCTGTGATTCCTCAGCCGGTTCTCCGGTGAGCAAACAGTCTGTGGCGGCCGGCGACGTGCCGCAGCGCTCCTCCGTCACGCTCACCTACTGCGCGGGCTGA
- a CDS encoding anthranilate synthase component II: MTRILVLDNYDSFVYTLNGYLMELGAVTEVVRNDDFSAADAAARLADYDGVLISPGPGKPADAGVSIAVVKAAFDSGTPLFGVCLGHQAIAEAFGATVTNAEELMHGKTSLVTHDESPFYDGVPQPFTATRYHSLAVVDSTVPDDLIVSSRTSGGVIMGLRHVSAPLVGVQFHPESVLTEGGYRMLGNWLALAGLTEARETAKNLNPLLRLN; this comes from the coding sequence ATGACCCGAATCCTTGTTCTCGATAATTACGACAGCTTCGTCTACACGCTCAACGGCTATCTGATGGAGCTTGGCGCCGTCACCGAGGTTGTGCGGAACGACGATTTTTCGGCAGCGGATGCCGCGGCTCGGCTGGCCGACTACGACGGCGTTCTCATCTCACCCGGACCCGGCAAGCCGGCTGATGCCGGCGTGTCCATTGCCGTGGTGAAGGCGGCTTTCGACAGCGGAACCCCGTTGTTCGGGGTGTGCCTGGGCCACCAGGCCATCGCGGAGGCCTTCGGGGCAACGGTGACCAATGCCGAGGAGCTGATGCACGGCAAGACCTCGCTCGTGACACACGACGAGAGCCCGTTCTATGACGGAGTGCCACAGCCATTCACTGCAACGCGCTATCACTCGCTTGCCGTCGTCGATTCGACGGTGCCCGACGACCTCATTGTCAGCTCGCGCACCTCGGGCGGCGTGATTATGGGTCTGCGGCACGTGTCAGCCCCTCTTGTCGGCGTACAGTTCCACCCGGAATCCGTTCTGACCGAGGGCGGTTACCGCATGCTCGGCAACTGGCTCGCGCTAGCGGGTCTTACCGAGGCCCGTGAGACGGCGAAGAATCTGAATCCACTGCTGCGTCTCAACTGA
- a CDS encoding class E sortase, translated as MTDDSEFPAELPVPPRHARRGARPRRPVTVVGVLGELLITGGVLVLLFLGWQLWWNDMIMANAQTNSATDLSQNWIQQSQITAKPVDPTTPPAEPQDFGEPVVATPPAETETFAVMYVPRFGADYHRTIASGVGTNVLNSSRSGIGHYPSSQMPGEVGNFAVAAHRSANGGALHLIHELQLGDAIYVQTADGYYTYRFRDLEYVQPTAVDVIGPVPGQPEMAPVDRFITLTTCNPFYSTAERIIAYGVFESWQPLSAGAPTELASIIAAQAKG; from the coding sequence ATGACCGACGACTCCGAGTTCCCGGCGGAACTCCCCGTTCCTCCGCGCCATGCACGTCGAGGTGCGCGTCCGCGCCGCCCGGTCACCGTCGTCGGGGTTTTAGGAGAATTGCTTATCACCGGCGGTGTGTTGGTGCTGCTCTTCTTGGGCTGGCAGCTGTGGTGGAACGACATGATCATGGCGAATGCTCAGACGAACTCGGCAACCGACTTGAGCCAAAATTGGATCCAACAGAGTCAGATCACGGCCAAGCCGGTCGACCCGACGACGCCCCCGGCCGAGCCTCAAGACTTCGGTGAGCCCGTTGTCGCCACTCCGCCGGCCGAGACGGAGACGTTCGCCGTGATGTATGTGCCCCGCTTCGGCGCGGACTACCACCGCACCATTGCCTCGGGAGTCGGCACCAACGTTCTGAACAGCTCTCGTTCGGGAATCGGCCACTATCCGTCGTCGCAGATGCCCGGTGAGGTGGGCAACTTCGCTGTCGCAGCGCACCGCAGCGCGAACGGCGGCGCCCTGCACCTGATTCATGAGCTGCAGCTCGGTGATGCCATCTATGTGCAGACGGCGGACGGCTACTACACCTACCGCTTCAGGGACCTGGAGTATGTTCAGCCGACTGCTGTCGATGTGATCGGGCCGGTGCCGGGGCAACCCGAGATGGCCCCGGTTGACCGATTCATCACCCTTACGACCTGCAACCCCTTCTATTCGACAGCAGAACGCATTATCGCCTACGGCGTTTTCGAGTCGTGGCAGCCTCTCTCTGCCGGCGCCCCCACCGAGTTGGCGTCGATCATCGCCGCACAGGCCAAGGGCTAG
- a CDS encoding cell division protein CrgA, translating to MARTKPRTKPARDEAARSGEDAPNPVWFKPVMFGFMILGLIWIIVFYVSQGVAPVPALGSWNILVGFGIAFVGFLMTTRWR from the coding sequence ATGGCACGTACGAAACCCCGCACCAAGCCCGCACGCGACGAGGCTGCCCGCTCAGGCGAGGACGCCCCGAACCCCGTGTGGTTCAAACCCGTCATGTTCGGGTTCATGATTCTTGGTTTGATCTGGATCATTGTTTTCTATGTGAGCCAGGGGGTCGCCCCCGTTCCCGCTCTCGGATCGTGGAACATTCTGGTGGGCTTTGGAATCGCCTTCGTGGGCTTTCTGATGACCACGCGCTGGCGTTAA
- a CDS encoding rhomboid family intramembrane serine protease, producing MTGDGTPVVTYSIIGVTFFVFLLQLIPPLGVTSALQYAGLYSYPFAFEPWRMVTTALVHQVGGFPFHVLLNMYTLWIFGSMLERMLGRGLYISLYLMGAVAGSLGVLFLADPRIPVVGASGAIFAVIGAFLVIHQRLGNNMTQLIVLMGINLVIGFIPSFGISWQAHVGGLIGGAIFGLIVVQTRKRHQKKLQTGLLVALGAVLVLLSCAKFFA from the coding sequence ATGACCGGTGACGGAACCCCGGTCGTGACCTATTCGATCATCGGCGTCACGTTCTTCGTCTTTCTGTTGCAGCTGATTCCACCGCTCGGTGTGACGTCCGCGCTGCAATATGCGGGGCTCTATTCCTATCCTTTTGCCTTCGAACCGTGGCGCATGGTGACCACAGCCCTCGTGCACCAGGTCGGCGGCTTCCCTTTCCACGTGTTGCTGAACATGTACACGCTCTGGATCTTCGGATCCATGCTCGAACGGATGCTCGGTCGAGGGCTCTACATCAGCCTCTACCTGATGGGCGCCGTCGCGGGCTCACTTGGAGTGCTGTTTCTCGCAGATCCGCGGATTCCCGTCGTTGGAGCATCCGGCGCCATCTTCGCTGTGATCGGCGCATTCCTCGTGATTCACCAGCGCCTGGGCAACAACATGACCCAGCTGATCGTGCTGATGGGGATCAACCTGGTGATCGGTTTCATTCCCAGCTTCGGCATCTCCTGGCAGGCCCACGTGGGTGGCCTGATCGGCGGGGCGATCTTCGGGCTGATCGTCGTGCAGACCCGCAAACGACACCAGAAGAAACTACAGACCGGTTTGCTCGTGGCGCTCGGAGCGGTGCTCGTGCTGCTGAGCTGTGCGAAGTTCTTCGCCTAA
- a CDS encoding peptidylprolyl isomerase, with protein sequence MSKHTAVATLNTSLGPIKVNLFGNHAPKTVKNFVGLATGEIEWKHPGTGETSTAPLYDGTIFHRIIKDFMIQAGDPLGQGIGGPGYQFDDEINPELDFTQPYVLAMANAGIQGGRGTNGSQFFITVVPTTWLQGKHSIFGAVEDEASRAIVDQLATVATDGRDRPLEDVVIESITVEQV encoded by the coding sequence ATGTCTAAGCACACCGCGGTAGCGACTCTCAACACTTCTCTCGGACCGATCAAGGTCAACCTCTTCGGAAACCACGCCCCGAAGACCGTCAAGAACTTCGTCGGCCTCGCCACCGGCGAAATCGAATGGAAGCACCCCGGCACCGGTGAGACCTCGACGGCGCCGCTCTACGACGGCACGATCTTCCACCGCATCATCAAAGACTTCATGATTCAGGCCGGCGACCCGCTGGGTCAGGGAATCGGCGGCCCCGGCTACCAGTTCGACGATGAGATCAACCCCGAACTCGACTTCACTCAGCCGTACGTTCTGGCCATGGCGAACGCCGGCATCCAGGGCGGTCGCGGCACCAACGGGTCGCAGTTCTTCATCACGGTCGTCCCGACAACCTGGCTGCAGGGCAAGCACTCGATCTTCGGCGCCGTCGAAGATGAGGCGTCGCGGGCAATCGTCGACCAGCTCGCCACGGTTGCCACCGATGGCCGTGACCGCCCCCTCGAAGACGTGGTCATCGAGAGCATCACCGTCGAGCAGGTCTAG
- a CDS encoding DUF3566 domain-containing protein: MSSVAEKLAKKSTRTKTSKQVRLKLVYIDFWSSVKLSFLIAICLAVVTIVATFLIYTVLNSTEVLDKANALYTDIAGSSSDLKSILSVGNVMGFAVIVAVLNAVVVTALGAIFALLYNLSVKITGGLLVGFTNN; the protein is encoded by the coding sequence ATGAGTAGCGTTGCCGAGAAGCTCGCCAAGAAGTCGACCCGCACGAAGACGTCGAAGCAGGTTCGACTCAAGCTGGTGTACATCGACTTCTGGTCGAGTGTGAAGTTGTCTTTTCTCATCGCCATCTGCCTGGCAGTGGTGACGATCGTTGCGACATTCTTGATCTACACGGTTTTGAATTCCACCGAGGTGCTCGACAAGGCAAACGCCCTGTACACCGACATCGCGGGAAGTTCCTCAGACTTGAAGAGCATTCTGTCGGTCGGTAATGTCATGGGATTCGCGGTCATCGTCGCCGTTCTGAACGCCGTCGTGGTCACCGCGCTCGGGGCGATTTTCGCCCTTCTTTACAATCTCAGTGTCAAGATCACGGGCGGGCTGCTCGTCGGATTCACCAACAACTAG
- the gyrA gene encoding DNA gyrase subunit A, translated as MSGDNTSDSTAASDAAAAHLIQHGRIDQVDLQLEMQRSYLDYAMSVIVGRALPDVRDGLKPVHRRVIYAMYDGGYRPDKAFSKCARVVGDVMGQFHPHGDSSIYDALVRLVQPWSLRYPLALGQGNFGSPGNDGAAAPRYTETKMAPLALEMVRDIDEDTVDFQDNYDGRTLEPTVLPARFPNLLVNGSVGIAVGMATNIPPHNLREVASGALWLLENPDASREELLEALIQRIKGPDFPTGAQILGTKGIQDAYRTGRGSITMRAVVSIEELQGRTCLVITELPYQVNPDNLAIKIADLVKDAKVTGIADIRDETSGRTGQRLVIVLKRDAVAKVVLNNLYKHTQLQDNFGANMLAIVDGIPRTLPLDGFISHWVTHQIEVIVRRTQFRLNKAEADAHILRGYLKALDALDDVIALIRRSPTVDDAREGLMALLEVDKLQADAILAMQLRRLAALERQKIIDQAAELERQIAEFKSILASPERQRTIVREELTEVTDKFGDDRRTEIMFGFDGDMSIEDLIPEEEMVVTVTRGGYIKRTRSDNYRNQHRGGKGVKGAQLRADDVVEHFFVTTTHHWLLFFTNTGRVYRAKAYEVQEAGRDAKGQHVANLLAMQPGEEIAQILDIRDYAVAQYLTLATREGLIKKTALSEYDTNRSGGIIAIKLREGDELVSALLVDEDSDLLLVSRKGMSIRFTASDEALRPMGRSTSGVIGMHFRGADTLLDASVVADDGFVFVVTEGGYAKRTAADQYRLQNRGGLGIKVAKLSEDRGDLVGALIVDEEDEVLVVLASGKVVRSDVAEVPAKGRDTMGVVFAKFADKDRIIAIAKNIERNLVPEEVDGAPEADSERVETTDE; from the coding sequence ATGTCGGGCGACAACACCAGCGACAGCACGGCCGCGTCCGACGCGGCCGCTGCGCACCTGATTCAGCACGGCAGGATCGACCAGGTCGACCTGCAGCTCGAAATGCAGCGCTCCTACCTTGACTACGCCATGAGCGTCATCGTCGGGCGCGCGCTGCCCGACGTGCGTGACGGGCTGAAGCCCGTGCACCGTCGCGTGATCTACGCCATGTATGACGGTGGTTACCGTCCCGACAAGGCATTCTCGAAGTGTGCCCGCGTCGTCGGCGATGTGATGGGGCAGTTCCACCCGCACGGCGACTCGTCGATCTACGACGCACTCGTGCGTCTCGTTCAGCCGTGGAGCCTGCGGTACCCACTCGCTCTTGGCCAGGGCAACTTCGGTTCCCCAGGAAACGACGGCGCAGCAGCCCCGCGATACACCGAAACGAAGATGGCGCCGCTCGCACTCGAGATGGTGCGCGACATCGACGAAGACACCGTCGACTTCCAAGACAACTATGACGGCCGCACTCTCGAGCCCACCGTGTTGCCCGCACGATTCCCGAACCTGCTCGTCAACGGTTCGGTCGGTATTGCCGTGGGCATGGCCACCAACATTCCGCCGCACAACCTGCGTGAGGTTGCATCCGGTGCCTTGTGGCTGTTGGAGAACCCCGACGCGAGCCGCGAAGAGCTGCTCGAAGCCCTGATCCAGCGCATCAAAGGACCCGACTTCCCGACCGGCGCCCAGATTCTCGGCACCAAGGGGATTCAGGATGCCTACCGCACCGGACGTGGCTCGATCACAATGCGGGCCGTGGTCAGTATTGAAGAGTTGCAGGGTCGCACCTGCCTCGTCATCACCGAGCTGCCGTACCAGGTGAACCCCGACAACCTAGCGATCAAGATCGCCGATCTGGTCAAGGATGCCAAGGTCACGGGCATCGCCGATATCCGTGATGAGACCTCGGGTCGCACCGGTCAGCGCCTCGTCATCGTGCTCAAGCGCGATGCCGTCGCCAAGGTCGTGCTGAACAACCTCTACAAGCACACGCAGTTGCAGGACAACTTCGGCGCGAACATGCTTGCGATCGTTGATGGTATTCCGCGCACCCTGCCGTTGGACGGCTTCATCAGCCACTGGGTGACCCACCAGATCGAGGTCATCGTTCGGCGCACCCAGTTCCGGCTGAACAAGGCTGAGGCCGACGCACACATCCTGCGCGGCTACCTCAAGGCGCTCGACGCCCTCGACGATGTCATTGCGCTCATTCGCCGGTCGCCGACCGTCGACGACGCCCGTGAGGGTCTGATGGCTCTGCTTGAAGTTGACAAGCTGCAGGCGGATGCCATTTTGGCCATGCAGCTGCGTCGCCTCGCGGCGCTCGAACGCCAGAAGATCATTGACCAGGCAGCCGAGCTTGAGCGTCAGATCGCCGAGTTCAAGTCGATTCTGGCCAGCCCGGAGCGCCAGCGCACGATCGTCAGAGAAGAACTCACCGAGGTCACCGACAAGTTCGGTGACGACCGTCGCACCGAGATCATGTTCGGTTTTGACGGCGACATGTCGATTGAAGATCTCATCCCCGAAGAGGAGATGGTGGTCACGGTTACCCGCGGTGGCTACATCAAGCGCACGCGCAGCGACAACTATCGCAACCAGCACCGCGGCGGCAAGGGCGTCAAGGGTGCCCAGCTGCGTGCTGACGACGTCGTGGAGCACTTCTTCGTCACGACGACGCACCATTGGCTACTGTTCTTCACGAACACCGGTCGGGTCTACCGCGCCAAGGCCTACGAGGTGCAGGAGGCCGGCCGCGATGCGAAGGGCCAGCACGTTGCCAACCTGCTCGCGATGCAGCCCGGCGAAGAGATCGCCCAGATCCTCGACATCCGTGACTATGCAGTCGCTCAATATTTGACCCTGGCCACGCGTGAGGGGTTGATCAAGAAGACGGCGCTGTCGGAGTACGACACGAACCGTTCCGGCGGGATTATTGCGATCAAGCTGCGCGAGGGCGATGAACTCGTCTCTGCCCTGCTGGTCGATGAGGATTCCGATCTGCTGCTCGTGTCGCGCAAGGGAATGTCGATTCGCTTCACGGCGTCTGACGAGGCTCTGCGGCCGATGGGCCGCAGCACGTCGGGTGTGATCGGAATGCACTTCCGCGGCGCCGACACGCTGCTTGATGCCTCGGTGGTTGCCGATGACGGATTCGTCTTCGTTGTGACCGAGGGCGGGTACGCGAAGCGCACCGCAGCCGACCAGTACCGTTTGCAGAATCGTGGTGGTTTGGGCATCAAGGTGGCCAAGCTGAGCGAGGATCGCGGAGACCTGGTGGGGGCACTCATCGTGGATGAAGAAGACGAAGTCCTTGTGGTTCTTGCCAGTGGCAAGGTGGTACGCTCTGACGTCGCTGAAGTCCCGGCGAAGGGTCGCGACACCATGGGTGTTGTGTTCGCGAAGTTCGCGGACAAGGACCGAATCATCGCCATCGCGAAGAACATCGAACGCAATCTGGTTCCCGAAGAAGTTGACGGTGCACCAGAGGCCGATTCGGAGAGAGTAGAGACCACAGATGAGTAG